CCGGCAGGGAGGAGGTTCTCGCTTTGGTTTAACTTCAGGCGCACCAAGCTTCCGTGTCTTTTGTTTGTAAGCTCAAAATACGCCTTCCTTTTTAGACAATGAGGAAGCCAGGGCAGAGCGATGCCACTCAGACATCCTTCCTGCTTCTGGTTTTGACACAGGCGTTCTTCTGGAAAGCAACCAACCAACCTCCCCCTTATTTTCATGGCTTTAATCGCTAAGCTGTAGCCTTCCCACCTGGAAATGAAATAAGAATCCAAATCTAGTCTTTAAGCTGTTGCCAAAGATTCCATGAGAGTTAGCATCTCTGTTTCCCTGTCCTATTGGCATTGTGTTTTGATCCAAGTCAACAGCTTTTTAAACAACGTAAAGGAAAGTGGTTTCTGATTCCTTTGAAGTAGCTTTATCATCAAGTTAATGCTGCATGAAGGAATGACTTGTAAAGTTCGTTCCACTGAGCACCTGAAAGATCTGAGTGTGGAATTCACTAAGGCAGAAAATAAGCTGTAAGTAGTTATTCAGTTGGGCAGAGTTTGGAAATGAAATGGTATTTGTAAATCTGAAGGGGACAAACACACGATTGCTTCATCAAATCCTACTTTGAGTATCATTTAGCTAAAAGTTTAGACGTCTTGCATGTATCTGGAAAGGTCTGAATATCTTGTATGTGTCAACCTGTGGAAAAGGAGTACTTTATATAAGCCATGCCCAGGATGACTTGAGTGTAGGTAATTCAATCTGTGCTTTCTTTGGCAGACCCCCCATGCTGGCCCGTCATGTGCAGAGGCTGGGCAGCGGCTGCATCGCCCACTGGAATGGTTCTCATGTACTCACCGTGAGCAACCTGGCTTACAGCTGTATGAGATGGGCCGGACACTGTCCTTGGGCCTCATTTCCACTTCCCGTTCCAGCTGATTCCTCAGCAAACTGGAGAGTCCCTCCGTTTTTTTGGACCTTGGAGACACTTTCAGAACTGTAACTGGCAGCTTGATAACTTCATGCAAAGTTCTTGCTTTCACCTACCCAATCCCAGTATGAAATCTGAGGGAGAAGAACCAttgacaaagaagaaaagagtcAGTGGCCAGCATGATACTTCAGCTcctgaaaaaaccccaaacttgtCTGATCAGAAGGAAGCGTGTCTTTCTGTAGcacagaatgaagaaaaacGTAGCAGCAAGAAAGGTAAAAGGTGCAATTTGCTCGTTTTCCTTCTTTATCTGTGCAGCTAAACCCATCTAACAAGCTCTAAGCAATCTTGCCTGCACCTTTTCAGTTACTGTTTTTCTTGGCTCCTTGGTCAAGAAAGCATCTGTCTTAAAAGCCTTACAGTTTGTAATGCTGTTTGGTGTGTCACACTTGCCTTCTGTGCTGCTACACAGCCTGTCAGTGCTAGGTCCACTGTGGTTGGAAGTAGAACACAGTCAAGGATTGCCCTCCTGGGGAGTCCTGAGTTTGGTTTAGACAACTCTCTCAGGTGTCTTTTGCCAGATCCTGTCTGTGAACTAGGGAATCTTACAGCAAAAAGATGTAGATAACTTGCTGCGGGGCTGAACTGCGCTGGCAGTTGTATAGCTTCATTCCTGGTACTGTAGCTGAGCCTGTAAGCCCTGCTGGACCTCAGCTGGCTTCTTTCCAAGCCACTTGGTTCATGAATTATGTAAGTGGAGAAATacatatctgaaaaataattggATACTTAATGATGGGCAAATATACTCTTAAAAACTTTCATATAATAACTATGAAACTAGGAATggcagaaaggcaaaacaagccTTTTTAGAAGTTGTTGGTAATTCTGAGGcttattaatgtttttaatttctcagtctCAAGTCAGTTTCATTATCTGGTTTGGGACCCAGTTGCAGCTTATGTCTTGAGTTTTTCAGATTGTACACAGGCTAGAGGTGAACACGTTCCTTGATTTCTAACCCCTTCTTAGTCATGTATAGGCAGATCAAGGTGCCCATGCCCTGTTCTAAGGGTGTATTGCAGACTGACATACCCCATCTCCACTGAGGAGGTAGTGGCAGAAGGCAGCGTAACACTGTGCCAGCAGGCTGGATTTGGCTTACCAGTTTGACAGCATTTCTACAGGGTAGACCACAACTATTTCCGTAGGACATACCAAAGCAGTTTGAAATCCAGGGCATCTAACGATTGTGTGCTGTTTTTTGGgcttgggttggtttggtttttactgGTGCTTATATAAAGTTCATCTTTAACCACAGTCTAAATCACTGTCTGTCTAAATCAAATAAGCTTTTAGAATTGATTAAGCAAAGACAAACAGTTGTCAGCAGAATGATTTCTAAGAGCAGCAAGAACTCATAGGGTGTATTACatcattttttctgcttcatgctCTTTTAACAGGAACCATCAAAAGACACTGGGAATActtctgccagcacagcagaacAATGAAAATCGTTGAACGTAAAGAAACTGACCAAAGCAGTACAGAAAGTGAGGCAAAATTTGATTTTACAGTCATGTCCTACAATATCCTCTCACAGAATCTGTTGGAAGATAACTCCCACCTGTACAGACACTGCAGGCAACGACTGTTAATCTGGACATACAGATTTCCCAACATTCTACAGGAAATCAAACAGCTGGATGCAGATGTGAGTAGACAGTGAGTACGTGGACGTTTCTTTAGGACTGATAAACTGCAGGAACAGCACTCTGTACTTAAGGAAAAGTGTGCCCTTGGCCTCTTCATCCCACTGCTGTGGCTCTTAGCCCTCCCTTAAACTGCTGGGAATGTATTAGCAGGTGACTACTTGGATTAAATTGAATTTCACATCTGAAAATGTGCAGCTGGATGAGAGAGGGTGGGAGGAATTGGGGCCCTCTTCCCAATCCTAACAAGCACTTTCTATAGGAGACTGAATCCTTTTGTGGAATTATGACAGCAAAAAGCCcttgaattattatttttatagtatACCCATACAGAGTGTCCAACAGAGGTGATGTGGTAATATTTTGGTAGATTTACTAACCTTTTAATTGTGAACTTTTGCTTCAGGTACTCTGTTTACAAGAAGTCCAAGAAGACCACTATAGAACAGAGATCAAGTCAAGTCTGGAATCCCTGGGTATGATGAAACCTTTATGACCAGTATGTTGTCTTCTCCCCTGTCCCAGTAACTATTTTCCTCAAAAACCTTAGTTTAATAGAATCAAGTTTGCCTCCATCACATGTAACAATGCTGTGCACCCCCTTTATAAATTCACTAAGTGTTCTCTTGAAGCTACCTTAGTGTTTTCTATCAGAATTCCTGTTGGATAGGGCTTTTTCCTAGGGTATGGGTTTTATGGCTTGAAATTTTCCAATCAGCACTAAACCATGGTCAGTTTATAGTAACTTGTTTATATACAGTACTGTCAGTCAGCCTAAATAGCACTGTCTTACCACTCTCCTGTGTGAGTTTATGTAAGAAACATGTTGCTAGGGATGTCATTCCATGGTGGTTTAAAGGGATCTAAATCTTTTGTGCTCTACATCTCCTTCCAGTCCCAGGCCCCCCTTGCTTCCTGGCACAGGTTCTTGTCTGATGCCAGGAGTAGCTAGCTCAAGGAGCAGCACTGGATTGATGCCTGGTATCCTAAATAGATGCTGACACATCATAAAAGATATTAGAACAGGTTTCCTGTAGTATCTAAATTGAAGATAGATAGGGCAAAaaggtttttattatttcttgaGATAATCTCTATTTATACAATGATATGTTTGTCATTGCCTCTCTTGCAGGGTATCACTGTGAGTATAAAATGAGGACAGGGAGGAAACCTGACGGCTGTGCTATTTGCTTCAAAACTTCCAAATTTAGCCTGATTTCATCAAACCCCGTGGAATTCTTTCGCCATGATATTCCACTCTTGGACAGGGACAATGTGGGATTGGTGTTGCTTTTGCAGCCTAGATTTCACTGTAAAAGTAATGCTGCAATCTGTATAGCCAACACACATCTGCTGTATAACCCAAGGCGCGGGGACATCAAGCTGACCCAACTTGCAATCCTCCTGGCAGAGATTGCTAGTGTTGCTCCTCAGAAGGATGGTACCTTCTGTCCAATTATCATCTGTGGTGACTTCAATTCTGTTCCTGGTTCTCCGTTGTACAGATTTATAAAGGAAGGGAAGTTAAATTATGAAGGCCTTGCCATAGGAAAGGTAGGCTATGCTTTTCACTTCTCACAAGTAAAGGTTGATGCTGATTATAAGTATTACAGGATGTTTGTATCGCTTTGTTTATGCATGCCAGTCTTTAAATAGGATAAAATAAGTACTTAAGCAAACACCTACTGTGTACTCCATTGAAAGATGACTCTTGTGTTAGATAAACTTTGAATTACAGTAGCTAAAATAATTGTAAAAGCAACAATGCAATTAGATGCTGAATCTAAACTGTTTCAGGTTAGATGGGTTTTGTTGTAACCTCTTGTTACGTAGCTGTTGGATGTGTCAAATGctatttaataaaaagtaaCTGGAGTACATACAATGAGaaaacatggggaaaaataGCCCTACTGATGTTTGTTGCTAGTGAGTAGTTGTTTCAAGCCCTGCTTCAACTTGACTTGCTCATAGAAGAATAAGCATTGTGAAGATGAAGTATCTGCTGGGGAGCTGTGCATACTCAGTCCTGTTATGTTGATAAGTGTTCTTGGTAGTATCACAAGAACTGGCTTGAAAAATCAGGTAGCTGCAAAAACAAAGGGGGTGTACATAAGGGATGTTGTTACTTTGACAGAGATTTGACAAGCCATGATAAAAGACTTATTCTAAGAGGCTGtaggttttctttgctttaaactttaaataaaaagtctactcatttcatgttgtttttcttAGGTCTCTGGACAAGAAGAGTTTCCAAGGGGCCAAAGAATTTTATCTATTCCAATCTGGCCCCAAAAATTGGGTATTTCACAAAACTGTGTCtatgaaataaaacagcaacaaaaagaagAGAATGCAGGTCAGTTGCTGGGTTGATGAATTTTGTGGACCTTTGGAAACATCATTTGGGTGGCACTGAAAAACATGTTCTGCTCTAGTGGAGGGGCAAGGCAGCAGGTCTTTAGTTTGCCACACTTCCCTGTTGGGCTCATTTGAGTGTGAAGTTATGGCTCACGTAAGCATTTGCAAATTTGAATCTTTAGGAGGTAATAGAAATTGCCATTCAGGAGCTGGTGCGTATTCTTTAAACTGCTGTGATTGAATCATGAGAGTCAGTTGTGCTATGACTGGGAAAAGAGAGATGGAAGAATGCAGCACACGTATGTAGTGTGAACCCACATTCTGCTTAAGTGGTTATGTATCACAGTGAAGGCAATTTATGGAACAAGTGGGAAGAGCAAGTGATTCCTTCCTTACTACATCTTTCATCCACCAATTTTAAATGAATGGGACATAATTTGGAAGACTTTGAAGGGCATATCACAAATGGAACAGAAGAATTCAATCCAGTTTATATCTTGCCTGCTGCAAAGATACTTGTCTCTAGCTTTTCTATAGCTCTGCAATATTGGTCTTGCTTACAtcctatttttaaatgcaaattgaatgtatttttgttttacaggagaaaaattGGAAGCAGGAGAACTGGACAATGCTCAGGAGATTGTCATAGCATCTGAAAAGTATGTTTTGGGGGATAAAAAAATGGAATTCCTAGTCTGGGGAGTTTGTGCTTAGACCAAACTTGTTTCTGATTCCAGATGTGGATAGAAGATGCTCACCCAACCCAGTCTGCCAGTCTGGGTTAATCATCGTCCATTTAAACATGCAAAGGCCTAGAACTGGAATTAATGGAGTGTGGGTTCTTGCAGGAACCTGCAGATGCTATTTCAGAATGCAGAGGCAAGGTGTCAGTGCTGTTTAGGGGGCACTGTCTGTCTGCTTATTAGAAAATGCCTTTGACATTTTTGGTTACTTCTTGACATAAAGCGAACATTTGCTCTGTAGTGACATTGtaggaaagctgaaaataagGTTCTCTTCTTTGATTCCTGTTTAGGGTGTCTTCAAAACTGCAGCACCATTTTAAGCTGTCTTCTGTCTATTCTCATTACTTTCCTGAAACTGGGATCCCAGAAGTAACAACTTGTCACTCCCGAAGTGCTGTCACCGTGGATTACATTTTCTATTCTGCAGCAAAcgatgatgctgctgctgcccagccagGTAAAGAAACAACTTTCTAATTGTTTTCACCAGGTGCTAAATGGGAGCATTTGGATGCTCTTCCAAGGGAAATGCAGTGATAATTCAATCCATATGAGCTACCTCAGAGGTTTGTGTTAGTGCTTTGAATGTCAACTGCTATCTGAGAAATGAGGCTGGGCTTGTGATCACACTTGGGCTTGTAGTGCCACGCAGGGCAGTTTATGTGCATTAAAAGGGTTTCTTAGTTACTTCCCAGTAATGGTCAGTTACGTCTGTTAAGTAGTTGCTTGCCCGTGCCCAGTTGTCACTCTTGTAGTTGGCTGTAGTTGCAGCTAGAACTCACCAGATGGTGCAAGAAAGACACGGTACGTCTGCTGGTGTATTTCTTGATGGATAACACATCCATCCTTCACTGCTTTGTGCTCTTAGCGTAGATAACTTCCCGGCAGCGTGCTTTCCATGTCATCAGTAGTTCTGTGTTTTATACTATCATCAAAGGTCACTGCACAGTGTGGTGCTATCAGATTAATGGCTCTGCAGAACTTGGAACAAAGAAACCTAGattctgctcctgctcccactgTAGGTTGCAGCTGATTTTTAGAAATTAACATTGTTTCtaatatgtgaaataaaaataccccTTTCATTTTTCATGCATTGAGACTAGATTGTTAGAATTCAGTGAGTCAATGCACAAAAGTCTCATTTGTCATAACATGCATAGTAAGTACTACCTTAATGTAAAATACCACATCCAAAAGCTTCACAATACAGAAATAAGCGCTTTGGCTGAAAAAACAGGATATGAGAAGTACCTAAATGACTTCTGAATCCTGTGTGATTTCAGAGTGCATCCTGTGCACAATTTAATCTTAATTCTCTTGCTTCTCTATTTTTGTTGCACCACCATTGCACCAGCAGAGCTATAGCACTTCTTCCTTTCTGGGCTTGCTTTTCAAACAGATTCTTCACCCCACATCACAGTACAGAGTGGGACAAACTTGGAATTCTCAAACTAGGTTAAACTGGTGTAGTTTTTATTCATTAGTTCTTCGAAACTAAGTAATAGTGGTTGCAGAGTGCTCTGAGCTGACATTAATCACTGCATGGGGGCCAGGCTCTTTGCAGCAACAAACTGCTCCTTTGTAGACATGCAGGTGCTGAGCCAGATGATAAATTTGGCTCAAGGATGTGTGTGCTCTAAAGCTACCAAGGCATCTTCACAgtggaaaagcttttcttcagagcagcagTAAACAGCTGCTGGGTTGTTAGAGGGCTGCAAAGCTGGCAGGTGCCAAAGGAGTGAAGCTGTTGAACTGTGTGAGGAGTTGAACAGTTGCTGGATAATCCTTTAAAATGTGCCTGCTGGTAAGTACCAGCTTGAGCCAGGAAGTCCTGGAATTGCTGATCACTTCCatacagaaagtatttttgtcAGAGTtacagctgctgtttgtgcaGGCCCTGAAAGCACTCAACTTGCTCAGCATcatccctgtgctctgcaggcaaCAGCTAGGGTTGCTGACTAGTTGGCTCACGCAAGTAGATAGATCAAGAAGTCTAAAATTTGATGCATCATGGGAAGATCTTGTTCTCAATGGAATTTCTTGAGTTGGAGAAAACGTACGATGGTTTTCTGCTtggttgttggttggtttttagaatcacagaatcaaccaggttagaaaagacctttaagatcaagtccaactgtgccccagctctgccaagtTTCCTCTTTAATGAGGgcacaaatattttaagtatgGTGTGTAATAACAAAGGTTGGGCAGGGATAGGTGCCTTTCGAGTAGGGGTCTGCTACAGTCCTGCTGACCAGGAAGACTGAGCAAATGAGGTCCTCTATAGACAGGAGCAGCCTCATATTCAAAAGCCCTGGTCCTCAGGGAGGGACAACACACCAGCAATAAGTAATCCAGGTGGTTCCTAGAATGTGTCGATGATAAATGCCTTCTCCAAGTGATGGAGGAGCCAGTGGAAAGACTGGTTGCTTGCTGGACCTTGTTCTTGCCAACAAGGAAGGGCTGGTGGGGAATGGAAGGCTCAACATGTCTTTAGGCAATTAGGTTTAGGTAATAGCAGGAAATAATGGAGGAAGATCCCTTTCTTATGATGAACAGTTAGGAAGGGAAATGCCAGAAGGCTTTCACCCTTAATGAGGAGGAGTTCCTGCTTGGTGGAGAACTGTTCTTGAGGATACACAAATAAAAGGTTATGTGAACCAGTAACTATCAAAAGATGCTTAATTTTGCAAGTGTCAGCTCTGTTGGGCACTGCTGTACTGCTAAAGTACAGGCCTGGATTGAGGCTTTTTCAGAGGTACAATGAACAACTCAATCCCCTTCTACCTCTGCAAAGCGGAGGGGTAGTGTCCTGAGTGCTTTGAGCTGTACTGATTGTAAGCTCTGCTGGGAGAGCCATCATAAACCAGAGGAATTTCTGAACTCCTTATTGGTGCTGTTACATGGAACAGAAATGACTTTCAGATTGTTTGTGCCCTaggcttttcctctttctgcaggtGTGTGAATGTGCAACTCTCAGCCCACACTGATGAATGTTCCcatcttttgttctgtttgtgttttaacCAGGAGCAGAAGATTCTTGTCGTGGAGGTCTGAAACTCCTTGGCAGGCTGGCACTTCTAACAGAGAAAGATCTTTGGACTGTTAATGGTCTTCCCAATGAAAATAACTCTTCTGACCACCTGCCCTTGCTAGCAGAGTTCAGGCTTAGTGAACGGTAATACCCAAAGGACTTTCTGTGTAGATGAAGTTACCTTCACCTTCTTGCTTCATGTGATGATCACTGTCTCTTTGAAGGTTAATTAAGGCACTGCTGGTCCAGTTTCAGTCAGTTTTATGCATGCTGCGTTGCTAGTGTTGTGTAAAGTAGACTTCttaaagagactttttttttcttaaggttGAAATTACTTGATGAAGCTTTTAAGgccaaaagaaaagatttttacaCTTGCTTCTTCCTCTTTGATAATGGAAAACAGCTGTGCCAGCCTCACAGTGGCATTATTTTTCACGGAGATGCTATAAATGGTTTTTATTGTAAATCAGTAAAAATGATTATTCTGAGACTCGTGTGCTGCTTCATAGAAtcgtggaatggtttgggttggaaaggaccttcgAAATTCGATATTGGATGCTGCTTGATTTAAATATGAGTCTTCTCAAAGCTGGAGCTGATAAATGCAAACATACTTGAATAAATGCACCAGATTTCTGCATATGTACAGGTTACAGCTTAAAAAGCTGTTGTAGCAACTCCTGTAGCCTAAGGAGCTTTGATAGTCCGGGGGACTGTTGTGTTATCTCCACAGCAGACAAATGTGAGCTCCTGTGTGTCTGTACCCTTGGCAGCACACAGGCAGCTGGAACAGGGGaaggcaggaaacagaaaagtgcTGCTCTTTGCAATAAGCTTTGTCACTCCTTGAATCTAGAAACAACAAATAGCTTTTCTGGAATAGAAACAGAATGGGACAAAAATTAACCTTAAgtcttaaagagaaaaaaaaaaccctcaaactaCCATGATCCTTTTATTGAAGTTTCATGCTGTGCATAAACATACAAgtgatgtaaaaaaaaccccagcccaaAGTCATGCATCTTTCCTACATCATTTGACCACATTGCAGTCACTAGAACCACACTtaagacaaatgccatcatcGTGAAGAGTATTTCAGCTGAACTGCAAAACAGGAACCAAAAGCAATTTGTCACACGCCTCTACAGCATTCAAAAGTTTCAGTGCTAAGTTAGAGGTTAAAATAACTCAAGTGTAGTGGACAGTGGTAAAAACTATACACAACCACCATTACTTGAGCTGAAGTAAACCATGGTTTCACAGGAAAAGCTTGCAACGTATCAGGTAACTTTGTGCTATAGGCTCCAGCTGATCCAAGTAAGTTTTTCACGTCATTTTATCCAAGGGATACATGAAAAAAACCTGTGTAGGTCACAAGATACTAAACAGCACAAAGTTTAACAGTGAAACGCTGCCGCTGGTGTAAATAGTACAGGAATTCCTACCAAAAGAGTATTTCCCTCTTTTCAACTTCGCTCCTGAACCACAAAAATCCCAATGGTGAACACAGGAGTGGGAAAGTTGACAGAAGGAGGAATGGGAAAGGCCTCCCTGTAACTGATATGGTAATTTGTATAAAAAAGGGTATGTAATACATTAGACAAGTCTTTCTAGACTTTCTGCAGGCTCATTAGTGGAAAGCCTTCCACTGGTTGTAGAAGGTTGCTGGGTCTTGGTATTGTCCTCCTGTCCTAGGTAGGGGAGATTCATTGACTTTTTTGGGCAATGAGGTCTGTGTACAAGCAATCATCTCCTGTATTCATTCAATTGCTGACTGACAGAAGTGTGCTAGGAGCTTAAATCCTTCAGTTTGAGTAAGCATTATTGTCACTGTCTTACAATGTCTTGTCTTCACCGAGATCCCAAAAAAGCCAGTGCCCAGGAGGGGATATACACAAGGCCTATGGCAGTATCATCTACAAGCACAGCACAAAGGGTAAAGGCTGGACTTGTACAATAATCCAGTTTCTATTTAGGCACCTAATGAAATAGTTTCAGGAATGCAGCACTCAGAGTAT
This window of the Melopsittacus undulatus isolate bMelUnd1 chromosome 3, bMelUnd1.mat.Z, whole genome shotgun sequence genome carries:
- the ANGEL2 gene encoding LOW QUALITY PROTEIN: protein angel homolog 2 (The sequence of the model RefSeq protein was modified relative to this genomic sequence to represent the inferred CDS: deleted 1 base in 1 codon), whose amino-acid sequence is MLARHVQRLGSGCIAHWNGSHVLTVSNLAYSCMRWAGHCPWASFPLPVPADSSANWRVPPFFGPWRHFQNCNWQLDNFMQSSCFHLPNPSMKSEGEEPLTKKKRVSGQHDTSAPEKTPNLSDQKEACLSVAQNEEKRSSKKGTIKRHWEYFCQHSRTMKIVERKETDQSSTESEAKFDFTVMSYNILSQNLLEDNSHLYRHCRQRLLIWTYRFPNILQEIKQLDADVLCLQEVQEDHYRTEIKSSLESLGYHCEYKMRTGRKPDGCAICFKTSKFSLISSNPVEFFRHDIPLLDRDNVGLVLLLQPRFHCKSNAAICIANTHLLYNPRRGDIKLTQLAILLAEIASVAPQKDGTFCPIIICGDFNSVPGSPLYRFIKEGKLNYEGLAIGKVSGQEEFPRGQRILSIPIWPQKLGISQNCVYEIKQQQKEENAGEKLEAGELDNAQEIVIASEKVSSKLQHHFKLSSVYSHYFPETGIPEVTTCHSRSAVTVDYIFYSAANDDAAAAQPGAEDSCRGGLKLLGRLALLTEKDLWTVNGLPNENNSSDHLPLLAEFRLSER